TCTTAGTTGGACAAATGAACCTCCGGGTTGTCTGGTTTCCATTCTTATGGATGATGTAATTCCTATTTTAAATCAATAAAGCTAGCTATGATGGCCTTTCTAAAAaaaatctactccctccgtttcataaTGTAGTGCACATAGATTTTCTGATAAGTCAAACTAAACAGATTTTAACCAAATTCATTGAGAAAACTATTTGTATCTACAATACTAAATATATATAACATGAAAAAATAACTCACAATATCTCTAATGATACGCATTTGGTATTCTAAATATAAATATTTTTTCTCTATAAGTATGATCAAAGTTTACAATGTTTGACTTTTGAAAAGTCCAATTATTTTTGTAACACACTTTTGAAAAATTCATacgcactacattatggaacaaAGTGAGTACTAAGTTGGTTAGATATGTACAAGAGAACTAGTAAATCTAGTAGAGTACTAGAACAAATCGCTGAAATATCTCTTTCATGTAGGTATAACCTGACATACAAGATGTAATGCACCAATCAGTTTACACATAGTAGAACCTTTCATGCAACctcttgtttttttttctttctttcgagGATTCATACAATGCAACCTCACTTGAAATATACGGATTATGTTgaattcttttttttcttcaaatccaaaAAATCGCATCACATTTAACAAGTGACTTGTCTGTATTCCCTAAAAAAGTGACCTGTCTGTCAGATTTCCCTCCTACGCATTTAAACTAAATTGGCAAACTGGTACAGATTTTACAAGATCTTGTACAATGGTATCATATATTTACAAACTGGTAAATATTTTAAACTAAATTGGCAATCCCCAAGTTACGTTCATGAATCAGTTTCAGAAATTAGAACTGGGCACTCTGCTAAAAAACAATGTTCATGAAGACAAgatcatgattttttttatttaCAAAATTAGTGTTTTGCCCAACAACCTGTAATTTGTTGCCGTGTCAGTTCACCAATTCAGCTCACATCTGTAATTTGCAAGAGTCTTGCGCGTTTCTAGCTTCTGAACTTTCCCCTTTGTGGACTGTTTTTCATATTCTGCTGTTGTTTGCTTGCAGGAGCACCGCTGCAGTCTGATCAACAGCTCGGGAATAATGAACAGCCGCCGCTCCTCCACAGCTACAACCAGCAACTAGGGCGTTGCTCTCCTCTAAAGGCGCTCTGCCGCCGCTCCTCCGTGCTGATCAGGACGAAGAGGTAGGGCAGGGTGGCGAGGAGTTGCGCGCTCGCGCACCTCGCCATCCCTAGCTGCACGGCCGGCAAGGAGCAGCAGCACACGGCATGCTCGCGCGCCTTCCGGTTCGGCCGGACTTGACGAAGTTGGCCCCAACGGCGCCAGAACCAGCGGGAGGACATGAACCGTCGTGGCGTTCCCCAAATCAGCGAGCCTCGAGGGTTGCTTCTCGCTCAAGAAAGAGGTGTGGCCGGGTAGATCATGGGGACGAAGGGGTTGGTTGGATCCAGAATCCAGATATACCTAGGTTGGATCGGACGGAGCGTAGCGCCGCGCACGCCAGAAGAATTTGATTTTGCGTTATTTATTTGCCcggttttttcttttcttttgagaTAATTAAAAACAACCGTAGTTTTTTTGTGTGTAAATGGTCAGTGTTAGACTTTGTGCTTCCGTGGAATACCAATGTACCCTTCATTATTTGCAGAGGATGAAGATTCCAATACCTATGTATGCACAGAAACTTCTACTAGTGATGCTGATGGAACATGATTGTGTTAAGGTATCTGATATCCTGAATGAAGCGACAGTATCCCAGTGCTTTGAATATTTGCTTGGAGATCTTTCAAATGCAAACGTAAGCAATGTCAAGCTTTGTTTTGCTCTGGCATCTGCTCCCGACATGGACTCCAATATTCTTTCGCAGCTTCAAGTTGTCAGAAGAACAGGGAATCTACTTGAGTTAATTTGTGACTGCCAAGATATGGATGATTTTCAGGAACCAACCGTGGAactgtcactagtagaaaacagggcttaggtcacatggcagttttcacattagccccggttcagtcacgaaccgggactaatgtgagcattggtcccggttcgtgcggccaggggcctgccgggcctcgtgggggcattggttccggttcgtccggaccctttggtcccggttggtgggacaaaccgggaccaatgggccacgctcctggcccaccaccctttagtcccggttcataccacaaaccgggactaaagggttggtcctagttgcggccagtgtttagtcccacctcgccaaccgaagggcgctcacaccagtttataagcccgtccctctatgccttgttgagcttctcttaaagtgaaaataaatgcccttatacagggaatttcacctaaattcacagtaaattgaaatttactgtgaatttaggtttaattttctctataagcgcatctatgttcattttttatatttataaaataaataaaactaaataaaccttaataaaataaaataaaataaactatagtaactataataaataaaccttaataaattaagtaaaaatagcagcagtaaaataaataaaaataaaataattaaagtaaaatacataagtaattagaaataaaataaataagttttttgttgtaaatagaaacaaaacaaaacaaataaagcaaaagagaaaaaaacacgtccctctctgccttgttgagctcctctcaaaatgaaaatagatgcccttatacagggaatttggcCTAAATTCATAGTGAGTTTCTCTGAAATTCATGGAAATTTATTATGAAtctaggttgaattttctctataagcgcatctatgctcatttttttatgttggggttggcgatctttacagactttttatgtgttgaatatgcaccattcaaaatcagtctctgctttgaatggtgcattttgaacacataaaaagtcaggagttcaaataaattttaaaaaatgaaatccctttgtaacagacgagtttccgtatgaaatcctgatactttgaaagagattctccgttttgtacatgaagtgcatccagtttttgccgtaaccctctcaactttcttgcacatgctatgtggatgaaatgatgataccatgctgtAACGACCCGTATTTTTTTCACATAGTAATTCCACTCTTAACTAGATAATTAAGTAGAATCCATTAAGCAAATACATATCAGATTTCTTCAACAAGCATCATAACCACTcaattatatatatttatattcaTAAACCTCAGACAGTATAGCTGTAAAAGTGTATTACAAATCTTTGGAAAAAAATTTAGGGAGACCATGCTATGCTAAGCTATACAGTTGGACCAACACAAAATATCTCTGGGTCAACCAGTACAGCAAGACACATGGACCACCACCCTCACGTGCACCATATTAATAGTCAATTGGTCAACAGTATAGTCTATGTATGGGCTTCAACCTTCAGCCAATTAGAAGCTAGCACCTGTGAGAACAATGGAGAAGAGGATGGGCAGCCATACCAGCCAAGGGAGGTGGATATCAGATATTAGATGGCAAGGAGAGCAGAGTAAGCAACTGCCAAGTTTCACTCGTCTCAGCTCTACCCAAAATAGCCAGACCAAGCCCTCTTCTTCCCAGCAACACTAGCATTCCCCTGTCCAAAACCAACAAAGATCCAAGAACAATAAGTGAAGATGGTGACATGAGAAATCATCAGTAGACTGAAGGGGACAGGCTAGAGCAAGAAGCTAGCCTACTGGACTGGGGTCTGGAGCGTAGGAGCAGCAAGAGTAGGGCCAACAGAGAGAACAGAAGAAGAAAGGTGAGTTCTTCCTCTTCTGCCAGTTCTTAGTACTCACATACACAAAGAGGCCTAACCCAGATTTACACACAATATTCCTCAATGGATTTTCACAGATGCACATAAAAGATAAGCCATCACAGTAGCATCACATCTCAGTTTAGGAAATAAAAGTATGAGGAAGAAAGGGGATACAGCCTCAAATAACTCAAATAAAAGGGATCAGGTTATTGTACAGTATCAGCACACCATAATCTTGAACAGGGAGTGATGAACTTGTTCAACACACACATGTGAGCCAATTTAATTTACTAAATCTGAGAACTTGAAcgtaaaaataaaaaaaataaaaaaattgggaAGGGAACAAGGCATCACTAACCTGCACATATGTTCGATCTGCTCCATGGCCACGCACTGGAGCTCTAACCTGCACCATCCAGCATTACGGCGACGCCCAACACCGACCACTTCAATCCGGAGCAGGGAAATCACATCCCCAATAGGGTTTGACCTGCAAGCCAAaaagaacacacacacacacagagggGGATTAGAGAGTTGAGGCTGAAATTCATGGGGATAATATGGGGAATCACATCAGGGGAGAGAGAGTGTGGAGGATCTAGCAGCGGCATCTTTCCCGTCGCTGGCGGCGGCGCCGATCTGGGGAAGGAGCAGAGGAGCATCAGTCTGTACTATTACTTGTGTTCTTCCTGGACTAATAGTACTAGTGGGTGCTCTGTTCGGTTGATAACTACTAGTACAGAACTAGTACAGGGAAGAGAGAGATAGGTTTAGTTTAGAGAAAGGGAGAGGGCACGTGGAGGATAAATTAGCTTAGTAACATACCCAGGTGCACACCTGGACCTGGTACACGTACTAATGCAAGCTTAGTAAAAAGACATTAGAAAAAAAAAGAATATTCGACTGTAGGATGACCACACTGCACCGGCGTATATTTTTATTTCCTTAGTATTCACTCGACTTAGTCTCGAAATATATATTTGCCGAACTGCAGGAAGCGAGTACAGTCAGGAGAAGGAGGCGCTACAGAAGCAAACTGAGTCCGGGTCTGAGTACGAGAACTCAGGCAAGCTCTCATTGATCATGCTGAGTAGAGCTACTTTTGAAAAACACTATTCTCTGCTGCATCTTATCATCAACTTGCATAAAATGTTTTGGGTAATAAATTGTGTGGAGTGACTGTTGACAAATAGTTGGGTTAGCTGATGGAGCAGCTAATCCattgatttatttatttttataatTATTCGGTGGGTAGAGGGTGCCCTGGATGGACATACGGGAAGGTGGGGCCCTCTACATATGGCTAGTATATTAAGATTAAATAACTTTCACTCATTTTATGCGTCGCACTACAACCGTATCAACCATGGTCTCGTCTAAGACGAGTTGAGCCCAATACCATCAAGTTATTATACTCCACATGGGTAAGTAGTAGTAGGATGGGCGATGAGTTCCCACGCTAATGCCGGATGGGTGCATTAGCAAGCGCTATATATTAAGCGTTGGTGGAGTGCGGGTTCCGAAACCTGACACAACGGCTAGTGACCACTAGCCGGGTGGAGATATAATATACAAATGGGAAAAGCTTAGGTTCTGAACCATGTCTCGCATCTAAGGAAATGCAGATTGCAATTATGGTTTCGAGCTCTATGGGTAAAGTgatacaaactctgcagagttaAAGAAAAACATGAATTCATGCCAGTCTCTTGGTTTGGGGACTACGGGGACCTATTGGTGGTCTATCTCGCAATACGAGTGTTTGATAGCTTTTATAAATTGAAATGAACTTCTGCaacaaatatttatttttgaaaGGTGTGAGTTGAGGTAGGACTTGTTGATCTATATTGAGCTATCGTGAGTGTTGCATTCTGCTATTTGAGCTTGCTGAGTACTTTGTACTCACTCTTGCTATTAATCATCTTTTTCTTAGAGCAAAGCTTGTATGAGAATCCTACTGGACCAAGTGAGGAGAGCAATGGTGATGGCTACAACTACACAGGGGACCTAGATGTGGATCCATCTAGTGCTATGTGCGATATGGATGCTACATATGGGGGTTGGGATGAATAATTGATGACCTAGCTATGTAATCCAGGAACCATTTTATCACCATCTGTGTAGTACTACTAGTTGAAGCTCCGGTGTTAGGAGATGTAATAATTTGGTGAACATGTGAGAAGCTTACCTAAGACTTTTAGCCCTGCGTGGCATGGTACTGTAATATAAATGACTATCTCTAGCTATTCCCTGTTGCAAATCTCTGACATGGATTATTATTTGACAAAACAAGATTTTGTCAAGAAATAATCCAAGGACTAGTGTCATTATCTATAATAATAATGACACGGGTCGTCACAGGTGGTATCAGAGCAATGGTTTCGAGGGCCACGCATATAGTTAGAGACAGTAGGAATACTTTAGTTAGAACCCATACTTGCTAtattgcacaagtaattagtccCAGAACATATTATCCTGTCCAGTAACTTTAGATGACTACTATGCTAATTAGAAGCCTGTTGCAGGATGGTTCGAATTAGAATTCCACCATCAAGGGTTCGTGGCCAGCATGTCCTACTACTTTGGCAAATGATGCAGGAGCTTGGGGCACCATGTCCTCAATTCTTTGAAGAGATGCCAGATGATGGAACACACTCCTACAGACGTGTAGTTGTGGTGCTCAGCGGTGTTCCATCAGACATGGACTTCTATGTGGAGCTCTCCACAATGCAGCGGTCATCCGATGACACTCTACCCATGCAGGAGGTTGCCAAGGAAGCTATGCTTGGACTGCGAGCATGCTTTGGAGAGAAACTACGCACCACCGGATACCGTGACTTGCCAGCACTTAATTCTGGGAGTTTTGGGCAGAACCATCAGCAAGGACCTAGAGGAGCAAGCCTGGGTGTTGGGTCTTCATCAGCTCAGCCTACACCTGCCGGTTCAACAGTTAGCACCACTTCTAGTATGACAATGATTGCTGATACGATGATGTATCATACAATGAAGGAGGAGCTTATTAGACACCAGGAAGCAACCCAATTCTGGTATCAATGCTATCAGATGAGCGAACATGATAGGATTATGCTTCAGGGAGCACTAAATGCTATGCCTGGAGGTCCTCTGAATCCTATAGTAGTACCAGGTGATGTtcaagaggaagaagaggaggatcCAGAGGAAGTAGAACCAGAGGAACCGGAAGAAGTTGAGGGAGTAGAGAACCCAAATGAGCCACTGGTTCCACCCCCACCAAACGTACCACCTACACCACCCCAGCCACTACCTGAGCATATAGATGAACCAGAACCAGCCCTACAGCCAGATATAGAGCAGCAGCAGCTACCCCACTTCCCTATCCCACGACCACACCAACCTGACTTTATCCACCCACACATGAGTGTCAGCTTGAGGGAGTACAGGGAGGCTGCTACCTATGCAAGGGTACTTGGGCTTGGCACGAGTGGCAGCGGAGGAAGCAATGGAAGTGGCAGCGGTAGCAACAATGGCGGTGGCAGCAGCATCGTCTAATCAAGTTCCAATCTGCCAGACTCTTAGGCGTGGGACGCCTTGGCCATAGACTAGTCTTTTGGGATCAGCAGTAGTTAGTGTAGTGGCAGCCTGAATATGTGTGTTTATGTAAGATATGTGGCAAGGCAGAGTTTGTCCCCTATGTACTAGTAAGATCTGAACCCTATGTGGAGTTTGTTGTAGTTGTAATGCAGTTATGCCCTTAACTAAGACTTATATACTGGTTGTAATATAAGTGCTCGTTCTGTAGTATATAACTTGTGTGCATTAGGAGGCTCATAGTACCTTACTATTGTGTGCTTGAGTGAGTAATCAGAGTGGTATCATTCTGGTTAGTAAGAGGCATTTGCCACCATGATTGCACTTCATGTTGGGTTACTGCAAATTTAAGGACAGCATGCTATTTATTGGTATCACTTGCACTTGTGCTTGCTGATTGGAATCAATAATCATGCAAAGAAGTAACCAACTAACTAGAAGAAAAAAATGCAGGATGAATAACAATGGTTTGACTGAGCAAGACCTTGTCTTTCGTTTGGGATCAAGCGCCCATGATCAGCATGGGGGTACACCAGTTTCAGAAAATCAAAGTGCCCTACCTGGAGCGGCGCAACTTCCAAGCAATCCAGAAGTGGGCAATGCTGGAACTTCTGGACTTATGGGTGGAGAAGGCAATTTGGGAGATGTCcttaagttcatggagaattcTCGAAGGGAGTCCCAAGAGAACCAGAACCGCTtcctcgaagcgatactgacaaGACTAGTTCCTGGAGGAGCAAACCTACCCGGTGCAGGAGTAATCTTGGGAGAATTTCTGAAAACTCAGCCACCCACATTCTCCAAGGCGGTGGATCCACTAGAGGCAGATGACTGGCTGTTAGAAGTAGAACACAATCTGGAAACCGTGGGGTGCTCAGATGAAGAGAAGGTGAGATATGCATCGCACCAGCTAACCGGACCAGCAGCAGCTTGGTGGAGGAATTTCAGCCTTAGCCGAGCAAATAATCAGCCTATCACTTGGGAGGAGTTCAAGGAGAATTTCCGTCAGACCCATATTCCAAAGGGAAAGATGGATATCAAAAAGAGGGAGTTTCGCAATCTGACTCAAGGTAGCAAGAGGATAAACGACTACCTAAACCAGTTTAATGATTTGGCAAGATATGCCCCGGATGATGTGAATACAGAAGCCAAGAAGGTGGaaaagtttatggaagggctgcaTCCATTCCTGAAAATGCACCTCTCGATTCACGGGATCACCCAGTTTCAAGACCTTGTCAACAGGGCCTTCATACTTGAGAATGAGCATGCCAACCTAAgtgaagaaagaaggaagaaggcAAGGGTAGATCCACGCCCCATGATGCATCACCCACGTCCTATGATGCCTGTACCAGTGCGTCCTCATATGCCACCACCACGGCCTAGATTTCCTACTCAGCCAACCTTTGTTCCTAAATGTGGGAAGTGTGGAAAAGGTCATGCTACTCGAGATTGTATGACGGGTACAGGACTTTGCTTCAATTGTGGGAGGCCAGGACACCACAAGCTCAATTGCACCTCTCCTCCCGCGAATCCTACAAGGCCACCTATACATCAGACTCAAGTGCATCGTCCACCAGCTGGGCGAGGACAAGGCGGACCTATGAACTATGCAGCAAGAGGAGCTGGGCGTGGAGGACAAGTAGGAGGACAACCGGATGACCACACTGCACCGGCGTATATTTTTATTTCCTTAGTATTCACTCGACTTAGTCTCGAAATATATATTTGCCGAACTGCAGGAAGCGAGTACAGTCAGGAGAAGGAGGCGCTACAGAAGCAAACTGAGTCCGGGTCTGAGTACGAGAACTCAGGCAAGCTCTCATTGATCATGCTGAGTAGAGCTACTTTTGAAAAACACTATTCTCTGCTGCATCTTATCATCAACTTGCATAAAATGTTTTGGGTAATAAATTGTGTGGAGTGACTGTTGACAAATAGTTGGGTTAGCTGATGGAGCAGCTAATCCattgatttatttatttttataatTATTCGGTGGGTAGAGGGTGCCCTGGATGGACATACGGGAAGGTGGGGCCCTCTACATATGGCTAGTATATTAAGATTAAATAACTTTCACTCATTTTATGCGTCGCACTACAACCGTATCAACCATGGTCTCGTCTAAGACGAGTTGAGCCCAATACCATCAAGTTATTATACTCCACATGGGTAAGTAGTAGTAGGATGGGCGATGAGTTCCCACGCTAATGCCGGATGGGTGCATTAGCAAGCGCTATATATTAAGCGTTGGTGGAGTGCGGGTTCCGAAACCTGACACAACGGCTAGTGACCACTAGCCGGGTGGAGATATAATATACAAATGGGAAAAGCTTAGGTTCTGAACCATGTCTCGCATCTAAGGAAATGCAGATTGCAATTATGGTTTCGAGCTCTATGGGTAAAGTgatacaaactctgcagagttaAAGAAAAACATGAATTCATGCCAGTCTCTTGGTTTGGGGACTACGGGGACCTATTGGTGGTCTATCTCGCAATACGAGTGTTTGATAGCTTTTATAAATTGAAATGAACTTCTGCAACAAATATTTATTTTTTAAAGGTGTGAGTTGAGGTAGGACTTGTTGATCTATATTGAGCTATCGTGAGTGTTGCATTCTGCTATTTGAGCTTGCTGAGTACTTTGTACTCACTCTTGCTATTAATCATCTTTTTCTTAGAGCAAAGCTTGTATGAGAATCCTACTGGACCAAGTGAGGAGAGCAATGGTGATGGCTACAACTACACAGGGGACCTAGATGTGGATCCATCTAGTGCTATGTGCGATATGGATGCTACATATGGGGGTTGGGATGAATAATTGATGACCTAGCTATGTAATCCAGGAACCATTTTATCACCATCTGTGTAGTACTACTAGTTGAAGCTCCGGTGTTAGGAGATGTAATAATTTGGTGAACATGTGAGAAGCTTACCTAAGACTTTTAGCCCTGCGTGGCATGGTACTGTAATATAAATGACTATCTCTAGCTATTCCCTGTTGCAAATCTCTGACATGGATTATTATTTGACAAAACAAGATTTTGTCAAGAAATAATCCAAGGACTAGTGTCATTATCTATAATAATAATGACACGGGTCGTCAcacatgccaactttcaaccttttcagagttcatttgaaatgcttttcaattttagggtcttatagctcaaaataattagtaaatgcatgaaaaataacaaatgaagtcagaaaggattgaaaaatgatgatgtggctttgaatgatgcattttgaacacacaaaaagtcaggagttcaaataaattttgaaaaatgaaatccctttgtaacagacgagtttccggatgaaatcctgatactttgaaagagattgtccgttttgtacacgaagtgcatccagtttttgccgtaaccctctcaactttcttgcacatgctatgtggatgaaatgatgatatcatgccaactttcaaccttttcagagttcatttgaaatgcttttcaattttagggtcttatagctcaaaataattagtaaatgcatgaaaaataacaaatgaagtcagaaaggattgaaaaatgatgatgtggctttgaatgatgcattttgaacacacaaaaagtcaggagttcaaataagttttaaaaaatgaaatccctttgtaacagacgagttttcgtataaaatttaaactattcaaatttggaaactaatggagtaacagaaagtttataattattctgagctaaaagcaaaaagaataaaaaaataaagcaaaaatcaaaagaaaataaataattcaaaaaacaaaaaaaatactggaaaaaataaaaaaatgccgcctaatgggccacacggcatgcatacgactagaaacccatctgcacatgggccaggatgcaggcccgcaggcccaataggcccaacatggcagtgacaaaggtaggcatgtaatgcttgcatattagagaggagctcagcacctgagctgcaacgcagcttataaacaggtgctgagctctctcagctagcgaggtgggactaaacttcccaccgcaccgcgccagcacattagTTCCGGTTGGTGCCTCCAAACGGAAAcaatgctcccctttggtcccggttggtgccaccaaccgggaccaaagccctctgcttcccgccctttgcgctggtgaaaagaggcctttggtcccggttggtggcaccaaccgggaccaaagggtgggcattggttccggtttgtgccttgaaccgggaccaaagcttttgctatataagccagcacttaggaaattttcagattttcatcgccagtttccccccgcccgacgacgccgcgagctcgatctacgccgccaggctgccccgccgccgtcgccgtcgcccgtgccccgagcccacgccatcgcccgtcgccgtcgtcctccaccccccgccgccatcgccgtcggcctccgccgcacgcccccgagccgtcgcccgtacgtcaccgtcgccctccgccccggcccgccgcggtcgccgtcgccctccgccacccacgccgtcgccctccgtcGCCCGATGTGAGCCGCCACCACGCCACGTGATGgaattttttttcatataatttctattatttttttgttcattgcattttttcatatatataatgtatatatatatgtatgtggtaactatatgatgaatggatgtggctatgtatgtatgaatataatgttcatacaattttatagaactatgtatgtatgaatataatgtAGCTATATGATTTTAGGTTAGTGCttattagtagttgaactagctagttgatttaataaaactattttattaaattttactatatatagaagtagtttatttttagtaagaactactttattttatatatttatagtaagtgcttatattagtagttgaactagttgattaattaatagaactattttattaaattttactatatatagaagtagtttatttttagtaagaactactttattttatttatttatagtaagtgcttatattagtagttgaactagttgattaattaataaaactactttattttatttatagtaagtgcttaattagtagttgaactagttgatttaacaaaactagtttattttactatagaagtagtttatttttagcaaggaaattaatagaactagtttgttttttagttaaagcaattattcccgcatcgacgtcgacgatgcctatcccacatcctcgtcgtcgactcggcggaggaggccggcttgatcagagaggccatgtccgggactgggctccgccgggctggttttgggaggtgctaccttccggtgggcgtaggttggtgaggaaccagcccgtcgttgacccgatccttgtttggtcgcgctcgcgtgggccagtgacggtgccgaggcttccggacaccgcggaggtggtacgtcaccgtgtcagcgaggaggaccggcacgtccgtcgctacatggttgcgttggagggcaggttcgacaatacctggaaggttcttcagggatctcactggagctatgatcctgtgatggttccgtccctttgggtgtccaccgcccgcgccgatacccgtcgggcgctactgttctagctgtactagcgatgctatatgtatgatagtattcgaggtgtattagtgataatattcgacgatgtacggacgcatggagatgatgtagttttgcttataattgaatgcatcctaatttgaatactactttattttgtgaattgattttgcttattgaatgctcaaagtggaaaactactccgatcctactttgaatgctaaaattggagagcactatgattagttgatagcttataggttttttgttttcgcag
This genomic window from Aegilops tauschii subsp. strangulata cultivar AL8/78 chromosome 4, Aet v6.0, whole genome shotgun sequence contains:
- the LOC109749380 gene encoding uncharacterized protein isoform X2, with the protein product MVRIRIPPSRVRGQHVLLLWQMMQELGAPCPQFFEEMPDDGTHSYRRVVVVLSGVPSDMDFYVELSTMQRSSDDTLPMQEVAKEAMLGLRACFGEKLRTTGYRDLPALNSGSFGQNHQQGPRGASLGVGSSSAQPTPAGSTVSTTSSMTMIADTMMYHTMKEELIRHQEATQFWYQCYQMSEHDRIMLQGALNAMPGGPLNPIVVPGDVQEEEEEDPEEVEPEEPEEVEGVENPNEPLVPPPPNVPPTPPQPLPEHIDEPEPALQPDIEQQQLPHFPIPRPHQPDFIHPHMSVSLREYREAATYARVLGLGTSGSGGSNGSGSGSNNGGGSSIV
- the LOC109749380 gene encoding uncharacterized protein isoform X1; translated protein: MQRSNQLTRRKKCRMNNNGLTEQDLVFRLGSSAHDQHGGTPVSENQSALPGAAQLPSNPEVGNAGTSGLMGGEGNLGDVLKFMENSRRESQENQNRFLEAILTRLVPGGANLPGAGVILGEFLKTQPPTFSKAVDPLEADDWLLEVEHNLETVGCSDEEKVRYASHQLTGPAAAWWRNFSLSRANNQPITWEEFKENFRQTHIPKGKMDIKKREFRNLTQGSKRINDYLNQFNDLARYAPDDVNTEAKKVEKFMEGLHPFLKMHLSIHGITQFQDLVNRAFILENEHANLSEERRKKARVDPRPMMHHPRPMMPVPVRPHMPPPRPRFPTQPTFVPKCGKCGKGHATRDCMTGTGLCFNCGRPGHHKLNCTSPPANPTRPPIHQTQVHRPPAGRGQGGPMNYAARGAGRGGQVGGQPDDHTAPAYIFISLVFTRLSLEIYICRTAGSEYSQEKEALQKQTESGSEYENSEQSLYENPTGPSEESNGDGYNYTGDLDVDPSSAMCDMDATYGGWDE